The following coding sequences are from one Cervus canadensis isolate Bull #8, Minnesota chromosome 4, ASM1932006v1, whole genome shotgun sequence window:
- the LOC122440985 gene encoding olfactory receptor-like protein OLF4 → MVPGNLTHVSGFLLLGFSEAPELQPLIFGLFLSMYLITVFGNLFIILAISSDTHLHTPMYFFLSNLSFVDICFTSTTIPKMLWNIQTQNKVISYEGCITQMYFFALFVGLDDFLLTVMAYDRFVAICHPLHYTVIMSARLCGLLVLVSWVINVLHSFLQTFMVLRLSFGREVIIPHYFCELKQLVQLACSDTFLNDMVMYFATVLLGGAPLAGILYSYSRIVSSICEISSAQGKYKAFSVCASHLSVVSLFYCTCLGVYLSSAVTQSSHSSATASVMYTVVTPMLNPFIYSLRNKDIKRALKALFRRTTIKTPVVLS, encoded by the coding sequence ATGGTACCGGGGAACCTAACACATGTTTCcggttttcttcttctgggattttcGGAGGCACCTGAACTGCAGCCCCTCATCTTTGGGCTCTTTCTCTCCATGTACCTGATCACTGTGTTTGGAAACCTCTTCATCATCCTGGCCATCAGCTCAGAcacccacctccacacccccatgtacttcttcctctccaacctgtccttTGTAGACATCTGCTTCACCTCCACAACCATCCCAAAGATGCTGTGGAACATCCAGACCCAGAACAAAGTTATAAGCTATGAAGGCTGCATCACCCAGATGTACTTTTTCGCACTGTTCGTAGGGTTGGATGACTTCCTCCTgactgtgatggcctatgaccggtttgtggccatctgccaccccctgcaCTACACGGTCATCATGAGTGCCCGGCTCTGTGGACTGCTGGTGCTGGTGTCCTGGGTCATCAATGTCCTACACTCCTTCTTGCAAACTTTCATGGTGTTGAGATTGTCCTTCGGCAGAGAGGTGATAATCCCTCACTATTTCTGTGAACTCAAGCAGTTGGTCCAACTTGCCTGTTCTGACACCTTTCTTAATGACATGGTGATGTACTTTGCAACTGTGCTGCTGGGAGGTGCTCCCTTAGCTGGTATCCTTTACTCCTACTCTAGGATAGTTTCCTCCATATGTGAAATCTCATCAGCTCAGGGGAAGTATAAAGCATTCTCCGTCTGTGCATCTCACCTCTCAGTTGTCTCCTTATTTTATTGTACATGCTTAGGAGTGTACCTTAGCTCTGCTGTTACCCAAAGCTCACACTCAAGTGCAACGGCCTCagtgatgtacactgtggtcacacccatgctgaaccccttcatctacagtcTGAGGAACAAGGACATAAAGAGGGCTCTGAAAGCACTCTTTAGGAGGACAACGATTAAAACACCAGTTGTTCTAAGCTGA